DNA sequence from the Coffea eugenioides isolate CCC68of chromosome 9, Ceug_1.0, whole genome shotgun sequence genome:
GCGAATATGATCCTGGGTAAAATCTGAGCCAGACGATCCGAAAAAATACGTGGAAGCactttattaataaaattacaaagGCTTATCGGACGATATTATGTGAAATCTTGGGGGCACTGAACCTGAGGAATCAAGACAATAGTAGTGGCAGTAATGCTGCGTGGCAACTCTGCCCCGCAGAAGAAACTTAAAATAGCCTTATACACGTCCTCCGCAACCACATCACAAACAAAAGTAAAGAATTTGCCTATAAATCCATCTGGGCCAGCGGCACTCTCTCCATCCATCGAGAAAACCACCTTCTTTACTTCAGCCATGGTGGGGGGCTCCATAAGTTGGGTTTTATCACCGTCCGTAACTAGCTTAGGAATAGTATCTAAGAACTCACTAGAGGAGGAGCACGGTTCAGCCGTAAACAACCTCTGGAAAAAGGAAATTGCCTCCCTACTGATGTGCTCCTCAGCCTTTACCCATTCGCCATTGGAATCACAGATCCTGTGGATGATCGCCCTGCTCCTCCTCTCAGCCACCACCGCATGGAAGTACTTTGAATTTCTATCACCATCCTTCAACCACCTTGCCCTGACCTTTTGTCTTTAAAAACCTTCCTCAATAGCCAACGTACGCCTAAGCCGCTCTCAGGC
Encoded proteins:
- the LOC113782301 gene encoding uncharacterized protein LOC113782301 codes for the protein MEAGVSDAGFSGSNYTWCNNRQGRARIWKRFNRVLLNLEALQIGSSILVQHLSRDPPDHALLLMTAPTWLDNKPKPFRFLNVWTTKAGLLDVIHDSWSCPMSGQHLCVLAIKFHTIKQVLKGWSRESFGNIFRAVKEAERAVLEAEVAQEQDSARWLKDGDRNSKYFHAVVAERRSRAIIHRICDSNGEWVKAEEHISREAISFFQRLFTAEPCSSSSEFLDTIPKLVTDGDKTQLMEPPTMAEVKKVVFSMDGESAAGPDGFIGKFFTFVCDVVAEDVYKAILSFFCGAELPRSITATTIVLIPQVQCPQDFT